In Sporichthya polymorpha DSM 43042, a genomic segment contains:
- a CDS encoding AAA family ATPase, with translation MTENLTGAATSPSAEEVARAHAALVALRAEVGKAVVGQDAAVTGLVIALICRGHVLLEGVPGVAKTLLVRSFCRALNLRTTRVQFTPDLMPGDVTGSLIYDARTAEFSFRPGPVFTNLLLADEINRTPPKTQASLLEAMEERQVSVDGTPRPLPEPFLVAATQNPVEYEGTYPLPEAQLDRFLLKLVMPLPGRDDEISVLQRHVSGFDPRNLEAAGVTPVAGPADIAVAQAAARSVTVRDEIVAYVVDLCRATRESPAVRLGVSPRGATALLAASRAWAWLSGRDYVLPDDVKALARPALRHRLGLRAEAELEGATTEGVLDQVLANVPVPR, from the coding sequence GTGACTGAGAACCTCACCGGAGCCGCCACCTCCCCGTCCGCGGAGGAGGTGGCCCGCGCGCACGCCGCCCTGGTGGCGCTGCGCGCCGAGGTCGGCAAGGCCGTCGTCGGGCAGGACGCCGCGGTGACCGGGCTGGTGATCGCCCTGATCTGCCGCGGGCACGTGCTGCTCGAAGGTGTGCCGGGTGTCGCCAAGACGCTGCTGGTGCGCTCGTTCTGTCGCGCGCTGAACCTGCGCACGACGCGCGTGCAGTTCACCCCCGACCTGATGCCGGGCGACGTCACCGGGTCGCTGATCTACGACGCGCGCACCGCGGAGTTCTCGTTCCGTCCCGGGCCGGTGTTCACCAACCTGCTGCTCGCCGACGAGATCAACCGGACCCCGCCGAAGACCCAGGCCTCGCTGCTGGAGGCGATGGAGGAGCGGCAGGTCTCCGTCGACGGCACCCCGCGGCCGCTGCCCGAGCCGTTCCTCGTCGCGGCGACCCAGAACCCGGTCGAGTACGAGGGCACCTACCCCCTGCCGGAGGCCCAGCTGGACCGGTTCCTGCTCAAGCTCGTCATGCCGTTGCCGGGCCGCGACGACGAGATCTCGGTGCTGCAGCGGCACGTCTCGGGCTTCGACCCGCGCAACCTCGAGGCGGCCGGCGTGACCCCCGTCGCCGGGCCGGCCGACATCGCCGTCGCCCAGGCCGCGGCCCGGTCGGTGACGGTGCGGGACGAGATCGTGGCCTACGTCGTCGACCTGTGCCGCGCGACGCGGGAGTCGCCCGCGGTGCGGCTCGGCGTCTCTCCCCGTGGCGCAACCGCGCTGCTCGCGGCCAGCCGCGCCTGGGCCTGGCTGTCGGGCCGGGACTACGTGCTCCCCGACGACGTCAAGGCGCTCGCGCGGCCCGCGCTGCGGCACCGCCTCGGCCTGCGCGCCGAGGCCGAGCTCGAGGGCGCGACGACCGAGGGCGTCCTCGACCAGGTGCTGGCCAACGTGCCGGTGCCGCGGTGA
- a CDS encoding DUF58 domain-containing protein, with product MAVTGRAALIAVLATVVAYAAATPLAVLVVDLALLAAIGLDLALAGRVKDLATTRSGTGTVRLGEPTDVTLTVANRGSRTVRGVLRDAWPPSAGAAVTRHQISIPPGEIRRVVTRLHPTRRGDRPADRVTVRSVGPLGLAARQGAHFAPFVVRVLPPFASRRHLPSRLDRLRALDGRTAVMVRGQGTEFDSLREYVVGDDVRSIDWRATARTSDVTVRTWRPERDRQLLLVLDTGRLSAGRVGDAPRLDAAMDAALLLAALASHAGDRIDLFAYDRQVRASVAGVSGSALLPALVSAMAPVEPALVETDMRGLASEVLRRGGRGSLVVLLTALDPEPVTAGLLPVLPSLTARHRVLLASVADTRIAELATGRGDVDAVYAAAAAERMRGQRARTAALLGRRGVEVLDAPPEVLPPALADRYLELKAAGKL from the coding sequence ATGGCGGTGACGGGGCGCGCCGCGCTGATCGCGGTCCTGGCGACCGTGGTCGCGTACGCGGCCGCGACGCCGCTCGCGGTGCTCGTCGTGGACCTCGCGCTGCTGGCGGCGATCGGGCTCGACCTCGCTCTCGCGGGCCGGGTGAAGGACCTCGCGACGACGCGGTCGGGCACCGGCACGGTCCGGCTCGGTGAACCGACCGACGTGACGCTGACCGTGGCCAACCGCGGCTCGCGGACGGTGCGCGGCGTGCTGCGCGACGCGTGGCCCCCGAGCGCCGGGGCGGCGGTGACGCGGCATCAGATCTCGATCCCGCCCGGGGAGATCCGGCGCGTGGTGACCCGCCTGCACCCCACCCGCCGGGGTGATCGTCCCGCCGATCGGGTGACGGTGCGTTCGGTCGGCCCGCTCGGTCTGGCGGCCCGTCAGGGCGCGCACTTCGCGCCGTTCGTCGTCCGCGTCCTGCCGCCGTTCGCCAGCCGGCGCCACCTGCCCTCGCGGCTGGACCGGCTGCGCGCGCTGGACGGCCGCACCGCGGTGATGGTCCGCGGCCAGGGCACGGAGTTCGACTCGCTGCGGGAGTACGTCGTCGGCGACGACGTGCGCTCGATCGACTGGCGGGCCACGGCGCGGACGTCCGACGTCACCGTGCGGACCTGGCGGCCCGAGCGCGACCGGCAGCTGCTGCTCGTGCTCGACACCGGGCGCCTGTCGGCCGGCCGCGTGGGCGACGCGCCGCGGCTGGACGCGGCGATGGACGCCGCGCTGCTGCTGGCCGCGCTCGCCTCGCACGCCGGGGACCGCATCGACCTGTTCGCCTACGACCGGCAGGTCCGGGCCAGTGTGGCCGGGGTCAGCGGGTCGGCGCTGCTGCCCGCGCTGGTCTCGGCGATGGCGCCGGTGGAGCCGGCGCTGGTCGAGACCGACATGCGCGGCCTCGCGTCCGAGGTCCTGCGCCGGGGTGGCCGCGGGTCCCTCGTCGTCCTCCTCACGGCGCTGGACCCGGAGCCGGTGACGGCCGGGCTGCTGCCGGTCCTGCCGTCGCTGACGGCCCGCCACCGGGTGCTGCTCGCGTCCGTCGCGGACACCCGGATCGCCGAGCTCGCCACCGGCCGCGGCGACGTCGACGCCGTCTACGCGGCGGCCGCCGCCGAGCGGATGCGCGGCCAGCGGGCCCGGACCGCGGCCCTGCTCGGGCGGCGCGGCGTGGAGGTCCTCGACGCCCCGCCCGAGGTGCTCCCGCCCGCCCTCGCGGACCGTTACCTGGAACTCAAGGCGGCCGGAAAGCTCTGA
- a CDS encoding cupredoxin domain-containing protein, producing the protein MNFRTQLAAAASVVLLVGLAACGDDDNETASPTTPDTVNQPVGGSSSGSASDASASPSSDHSDHAMITMTDNKFSPANLTVEPGAVVMVGNAGQATHDLKDEKTKGKEFDSGDLTAGEQGEITAPDKAGEYPYYCTYHFGMTGTLTVE; encoded by the coding sequence ATGAACTTCCGCACCCAGCTCGCCGCCGCCGCCTCGGTGGTGCTGCTCGTCGGGCTCGCCGCCTGCGGGGACGACGACAACGAGACCGCGTCACCGACCACCCCCGACACGGTCAACCAGCCGGTCGGCGGCAGCTCCAGTGGCAGTGCGAGCGACGCCTCCGCGTCCCCGAGCAGCGACCACTCGGACCACGCGATGATCACGATGACCGACAACAAGTTCTCGCCGGCGAACCTCACCGTCGAGCCGGGCGCCGTGGTCATGGTCGGGAACGCCGGTCAGGCGACCCACGACCTCAAGGACGAGAAGACCAAGGGCAAGGAGTTCGACAGCGGGGACCTCACGGCCGGTGAGCAGGGCGAGATCACCGCTCCCGACAAGGCCGGCGAGTACCCCTACTACTGCACCTATCACTTCGGCATGACCGGCACGCTCACCGTCGAGTGA
- the proS gene encoding proline--tRNA ligase, translating into MAKGSAKDERAVTPQSENFSDWYNDVVLRAQLVDRGPAKGTMVIRPYGYRLWELLQSALDGRIKDTGHENAYFPLFIPESYLKREAEHVEGFSPELAVVTHAGGKELEEPLVVRPTSETIIGEMMAKWVSSHRDLPLLLNQWANVVRWELRPRMFLRTTEFLWQEGHTAHVDEDDAMRETLQMLDVYVEIARDWAAIPVVPGEKTAGERFAGALRTFTIEGMMRDGKALQSGTSHYMGTNFAKAFDIKYADASSGGQQYCHTTSWGMSTRMIGAIIMAHGDDKGLMLPPKLAPHQVVIVPMGKGDAAGPVLEAVDALVAELKALKVRVHVDDRPQVSMGFKFNDHEMRGVPLRIAIGPRDLENGVAEVARRITGEKESLPLAGLGAAIPGILDEIQAAMLARATEFRDANIHSVDTWDAFLEATNTGWARVLHCGQPSCEDDIKAASAAATPRCIPNDGEPEDGTCIRCNAPSAYGKRVLFGRSY; encoded by the coding sequence ATGGCCAAGGGATCCGCGAAGGACGAACGGGCGGTCACGCCCCAGAGCGAGAACTTCTCCGACTGGTACAACGACGTCGTGCTGCGCGCGCAGCTCGTCGACCGCGGCCCGGCCAAGGGCACGATGGTGATCCGCCCGTACGGCTACCGGCTCTGGGAGCTGCTCCAGTCGGCCCTCGACGGCCGTATCAAGGACACCGGCCACGAGAACGCGTACTTCCCGCTGTTCATCCCCGAGAGCTACCTCAAGCGCGAGGCCGAGCACGTCGAGGGCTTCTCGCCCGAGCTCGCCGTCGTCACCCACGCCGGGGGCAAGGAGCTCGAGGAGCCCCTGGTCGTCCGGCCGACGTCCGAGACGATCATCGGCGAGATGATGGCGAAGTGGGTCTCGTCGCACCGGGATCTGCCGCTGCTGCTCAACCAGTGGGCCAACGTCGTCCGCTGGGAGTTGCGCCCCCGCATGTTCCTGCGCACGACCGAGTTCCTCTGGCAGGAGGGCCACACCGCGCACGTCGACGAGGACGACGCGATGCGCGAGACGCTACAGATGCTCGACGTCTACGTCGAGATCGCGCGCGACTGGGCCGCGATCCCGGTCGTGCCGGGGGAGAAGACCGCGGGCGAGCGCTTCGCCGGCGCCCTGCGGACCTTCACCATCGAGGGCATGATGCGCGACGGCAAGGCCCTGCAGTCGGGGACGTCGCACTACATGGGCACGAACTTCGCCAAGGCGTTCGACATCAAATATGCTGACGCTTCGTCAGGTGGCCAGCAGTACTGCCACACCACGTCCTGGGGAATGTCGACGCGCATGATCGGCGCGATCATCATGGCTCATGGCGACGACAAGGGCTTGATGCTCCCGCCGAAGCTGGCGCCCCATCAGGTCGTCATCGTCCCGATGGGCAAGGGTGATGCGGCCGGTCCGGTGCTGGAGGCCGTCGATGCCCTCGTCGCGGAGCTGAAGGCGCTGAAGGTCCGCGTCCACGTCGACGACCGGCCGCAGGTCTCGATGGGCTTCAAGTTCAACGACCACGAGATGCGGGGCGTCCCACTGCGCATCGCGATCGGTCCGCGCGACCTGGAGAACGGCGTCGCCGAGGTCGCCCGCCGCATCACCGGTGAGAAGGAGTCGCTTCCGCTCGCCGGCCTCGGCGCCGCGATCCCCGGCATCCTCGACGAGATCCAGGCGGCGATGCTCGCCCGCGCGACCGAGTTCCGCGACGCGAACATCCACTCCGTCGACACGTGGGACGCCTTCCTGGAGGCGACGAACACCGGCTGGGCCCGCGTCCTGCACTGCGGTCAGCCGTCCTGCGAGGACGACATCAAGGCCGCCAGCGCCGCCGCGACCCCGCGCTGCATCCCCAACGACGGCGAGCCGGAGGACGGCACCTGCATCCGCTGCAACGCGCCCTCCGCCTACGGCAAGCGAGTCCTCTTCGGTCGCTCCTACTGA
- a CDS encoding stage II sporulation protein M — protein MDIDAFVAVHSRDWARLESLLTRSSRLTGDEAEEVVALYQRTATHLSILQSAAPDPALVGRLSSLVARARSTVAGASTPARRDVADFVLRGFPAAVYRATPWWAAVSAAFLVVAGVMAAWVARTPEVQASIGAPDEIATLTRPGGEFESYYSTHAASSFAAQVWTNNAWVAAMSLALGITIVPVLFVLWTNAANVGVALGLMADAGRLDIFLGLLIPHGLLELTAVFVAAGAGLRVGWTLIDPGPDPRSVALAREGRAAMGIAIGLVVVLLISGIIEAFVTPSGLPTWARIGIGVLAEVLFLAYVVILGGRAARAGHTGDIDPTAAGDLRPVAA, from the coding sequence GTGGACATCGACGCGTTCGTCGCCGTGCATTCGCGCGACTGGGCGCGTCTCGAATCGCTGCTCACGCGCTCGTCCCGGCTGACCGGGGACGAGGCCGAGGAGGTCGTCGCGCTCTACCAGCGCACCGCGACCCACCTGTCGATCCTGCAGTCGGCGGCGCCGGACCCGGCGCTGGTCGGCCGCCTGTCCAGCCTGGTCGCGCGGGCGCGTTCGACGGTCGCCGGCGCGTCGACCCCGGCGCGGCGCGACGTCGCCGACTTCGTCCTGCGCGGCTTCCCGGCCGCGGTCTACCGCGCCACCCCGTGGTGGGCGGCCGTGTCGGCCGCGTTCCTCGTCGTCGCGGGTGTGATGGCCGCCTGGGTCGCCCGCACCCCCGAGGTGCAGGCCTCGATCGGCGCGCCCGACGAGATCGCGACGCTCACCCGTCCGGGTGGCGAGTTCGAGTCGTACTACTCGACCCACGCCGCGAGCTCGTTCGCGGCGCAGGTGTGGACGAACAACGCCTGGGTCGCCGCGATGTCCCTCGCGTTGGGGATCACGATCGTCCCCGTCCTTTTCGTGCTCTGGACGAACGCCGCGAACGTCGGCGTCGCCCTGGGGCTGATGGCCGATGCCGGGCGCCTCGACATCTTCCTCGGCCTGCTGATCCCGCACGGGCTGCTCGAGCTCACCGCGGTCTTCGTCGCCGCCGGCGCCGGCCTGCGCGTCGGGTGGACCCTGATCGACCCCGGCCCCGACCCCCGCTCCGTCGCCCTCGCCCGCGAGGGCCGCGCCGCGATGGGCATCGCGATCGGGCTCGTCGTCGTCCTGCTGATCTCGGGGATCATCGAGGCCTTCGTGACCCCGTCCGGGCTCCCGACCTGGGCCCGCATCGGCATCGGCGTCCTCGCCGAGGTGCTGTTCCTCGCCTACGTCGTCATCCTCGGGGGCCGCGCCGCCCGCGCCGGCCACACCGGCGACATCGACCCCACCGCCGCCGGCGACCTCCGCCCCGTCGCAGCCTGA
- a CDS encoding RDD family protein: protein MSAWGPGPAPGWGPTPSAPPPGARDVVTGEAVALELRLAKVPSRALALVIDIVLMALPLFSIGVLATVAAGNTDEALGAAIVLVSIVGVVIGYPVLFETLSRGRSPGKAVLGLRVVRDDGGPVRFRHALTRALVGVLVDFNPILVGAVGVLVSLGSAKGKRVGDMLAGTVVIRERVPSSTAPPAEMPPHLAQWAASLPVSRLPDPLALEARQVVSRQTELDPEFAVSLSRQLADEVLAALGTTAPGGSDPVSVLSAVLAERRNRELARAGIAPGPAAPGAPAWGPPAWGAPQPTWGAQPTWGAPQAGWGAQPPAPAAPPAGPPPSGPPPAAPAPAAPRPPQPPTPQPPAPEPPPGPFAAPG from the coding sequence ATGAGCGCGTGGGGGCCGGGGCCCGCTCCGGGATGGGGACCGACTCCGTCCGCTCCCCCGCCGGGCGCCCGGGACGTCGTCACCGGCGAGGCCGTCGCCCTCGAACTCCGCCTCGCGAAGGTGCCCAGCCGCGCGCTGGCCCTGGTTATCGACATCGTGCTGATGGCGCTCCCGCTGTTCAGCATCGGCGTCCTCGCCACCGTCGCGGCCGGCAACACCGACGAGGCGCTCGGCGCCGCGATCGTCCTGGTCAGCATCGTCGGCGTCGTGATCGGCTACCCGGTCCTGTTCGAGACGCTCTCCCGCGGCCGCAGCCCCGGCAAGGCCGTCCTCGGCCTGCGGGTGGTGCGCGACGACGGCGGCCCCGTCCGCTTCCGCCACGCCCTGACGCGGGCGCTGGTCGGCGTGCTCGTCGACTTCAACCCGATCCTCGTCGGCGCGGTGGGAGTGCTGGTCTCGCTCGGCTCGGCGAAGGGCAAGCGGGTCGGCGACATGCTCGCCGGGACGGTCGTGATCCGCGAGCGTGTGCCCTCCTCGACGGCCCCGCCCGCCGAGATGCCGCCGCATCTGGCGCAGTGGGCGGCCTCGCTGCCGGTCTCGCGGCTCCCGGACCCGCTGGCCCTCGAGGCGCGTCAGGTCGTCAGCCGCCAGACCGAGCTCGACCCCGAGTTCGCCGTCTCCCTGAGCCGCCAGCTCGCCGACGAGGTCCTCGCCGCCCTCGGCACCACCGCCCCCGGCGGGTCCGACCCGGTGTCGGTCCTGTCCGCCGTCCTCGCCGAGCGCCGCAACCGCGAGCTCGCCCGCGCCGGGATCGCCCCCGGCCCGGCCGCGCCCGGCGCGCCCGCGTGGGGCCCGCCCGCCTGGGGCGCCCCGCAACCGACCTGGGGCGCTCAGCCGACCTGGGGCGCACCGCAAGCGGGCTGGGGAGCGCAACCCCCGGCGCCGGCCGCACCCCCGGCCGGACCCCCGCCGTCCGGACCCCCGCCGGCCGCACCCGCGCCGGCCGCACCGAGACCGCCCCAGCCCCCGACCCCCCAGCCCCCGGCCCCCGAGCCGCCGCCGGGGCCGTTCGCGGCCCCGGGCTGA
- a CDS encoding adenosylhomocysteinase, translating to MYDVADPELAGSGSERIDWAARAMSVLAQVGERFAATRPLDGLAVAACMHVTAETANLVRVLCAGGASVSLAASNPLSTQDDTAAALVAEGVAVFARRGVDRDGYYAHIAAALDAGSAAGGPHLVLDDGCDLVTTLHTARTDLIPAVRGGTEGTTTGVIRLRQMARDSRLRVPMVAVNDTGTRRMFDNRYGTGQSTLDAIMRVTNLLLAGRTLVVAGFGPCGQGVAERARGMGAHVLVTEIDANAALQATMEGFTVVPMAEAAARGDVFVTATGNRDVLRAEHFAVMRDGVVLANAGHFDVEIDVRALAAGASARRSVREQVEEFAQPDGRRLLLLASGRVVNLAAAEGHPAAVMDMSFAGQALTLAWLAGGAGLEPGVHVVPTDIDSEVAALKLASLGVRLDEPSPEQVAYRSSWEQGS from the coding sequence ATGTACGACGTTGCGGACCCCGAGCTCGCGGGCTCGGGGTCCGAACGCATCGACTGGGCGGCGCGGGCGATGTCCGTGCTCGCCCAGGTCGGGGAGCGGTTCGCGGCGACGCGGCCGCTGGACGGACTCGCGGTCGCGGCGTGCATGCACGTGACGGCCGAGACGGCGAACCTGGTGCGGGTGCTGTGCGCCGGGGGAGCGTCGGTCTCGCTCGCGGCGTCGAACCCGCTCTCGACGCAGGACGACACCGCGGCGGCGCTCGTCGCCGAGGGGGTCGCGGTCTTCGCGCGTCGCGGCGTCGACCGTGACGGCTACTACGCACACATCGCGGCGGCGCTCGACGCGGGCTCGGCCGCGGGCGGCCCGCACCTCGTCCTCGACGACGGCTGCGACCTCGTGACGACGCTGCACACCGCCCGCACCGACCTGATCCCCGCCGTCCGCGGCGGGACCGAGGGGACGACGACCGGCGTCATCCGGCTGCGGCAGATGGCCCGCGACAGCCGGTTGCGCGTGCCGATGGTGGCCGTCAACGACACCGGCACCCGGCGGATGTTCGACAACCGGTACGGCACCGGGCAGTCGACGCTCGACGCGATCATGCGCGTCACCAATCTGCTGCTCGCCGGCCGGACGCTCGTCGTCGCCGGGTTCGGGCCGTGTGGGCAGGGTGTCGCCGAGCGGGCGCGGGGGATGGGCGCGCACGTGCTGGTCACCGAGATCGACGCGAACGCCGCTCTGCAGGCGACGATGGAGGGCTTCACCGTCGTCCCCATGGCCGAGGCTGCGGCCCGGGGCGACGTCTTCGTCACCGCGACCGGCAACCGGGACGTCCTGCGCGCCGAGCACTTCGCGGTCATGCGCGACGGCGTCGTCCTCGCCAACGCCGGCCACTTCGACGTCGAGATCGACGTCCGCGCCCTCGCCGCCGGGGCTTCCGCCCGCCGCTCGGTCCGCGAGCAGGTCGAGGAATTCGCCCAGCCCGACGGTCGCCGCCTGCTCCTGCTGGCCTCGGGCCGGGTCGTCAACCTCGCCGCCGCCGAGGGTCACCCCGCCGCCGTCATGGACATGTCCTTCGCCGGCCAGGCCCTCACCCTCGCCTGGCTCGCCGGTGGCGCCGGCCTCGAGCCCGGCGTCCACGTCGTCCCCACCGACATCGACTCCGAGGTCGCCGCCCTCAAACTCGCCTCCCTCGGGGTGCGGCTCGACGAACCGTCACCGGAACAGGTCGCGTACCGCTCCTCCTGGGAGCAGGGCTCCTGA
- the ahcY gene encoding adenosylhomocysteinase — MSTRPVLSADDYKVADLGLAEFGRKEIRLAEHEMPGLMAVRKEFAAAQPLAGARIMGSLHMTIQTAVLIETLVALGADVRWVSCNIFSTQDHAAAAVVVGPDGTVDEPRGVPVFAWKGETLEEYWWCTETALRWPAASGFAGPNMILDDGGDATMLVHKGTEYEKTGAVPSVDSTDNEELKVVLALLQRSLQEDATRWTNIGSEIKGVTEETTTGVHRLYEMFRNGSLLFPAINVNDSVTKSKFDNKYGCRHSVIDGLNRATDVLIGGKVAVVCGYGDVGKGCADALRGQGARVIVTEIDPICALQAAMDGFQVATLEDVVGIADIFVTTTGNFMIITAEHMAAMKHQAIVSNIGHFDNEIDMAGLQRTPGIQRINIKPQVDEWVFPDGHSIIVLAEGRLMNLGCATGHPSFVMSNSFTNQVIAQIELFTKTAEYPLGVYTLPKHLDEKVARLHLDALGVKLTKLTKEQAEYIGVDVEGPYKSDHYRY, encoded by the coding sequence ATGAGCACCCGACCCGTCCTGAGCGCCGACGACTACAAGGTCGCGGACCTGGGCCTGGCCGAATTCGGCCGCAAGGAGATCCGCCTCGCCGAGCACGAGATGCCCGGCCTGATGGCGGTCCGCAAGGAGTTCGCCGCGGCGCAGCCGCTGGCGGGTGCCCGCATCATGGGCTCGCTGCACATGACGATCCAGACCGCGGTCCTCATCGAGACCCTGGTCGCGCTCGGCGCCGACGTGCGCTGGGTGTCCTGCAACATCTTCTCCACGCAGGACCACGCGGCCGCGGCCGTCGTCGTCGGCCCCGACGGCACGGTCGACGAGCCCCGGGGCGTCCCGGTGTTCGCCTGGAAGGGCGAGACGCTGGAGGAGTACTGGTGGTGCACCGAGACCGCGCTGCGCTGGCCGGCCGCCTCCGGCTTCGCCGGGCCGAACATGATCCTCGACGACGGTGGCGACGCCACGATGCTCGTCCACAAGGGCACCGAGTACGAGAAGACCGGCGCCGTGCCGTCGGTCGACTCGACCGACAACGAGGAGCTGAAGGTCGTCCTCGCGCTGCTGCAGCGCTCGCTGCAGGAGGACGCCACTCGCTGGACGAACATCGGCAGCGAGATCAAGGGCGTCACCGAGGAGACCACGACCGGCGTCCACCGCCTGTACGAGATGTTCCGGAACGGCTCGCTGCTGTTCCCGGCGATCAACGTCAACGACTCGGTCACCAAGAGCAAGTTCGACAACAAGTACGGCTGCCGCCACTCGGTCATCGACGGTCTGAACCGCGCGACCGACGTCCTGATCGGCGGCAAGGTCGCGGTGGTCTGCGGCTACGGCGACGTCGGCAAGGGCTGCGCGGACGCGCTGCGTGGCCAGGGGGCCCGCGTCATCGTCACCGAGATCGACCCGATCTGCGCGCTGCAGGCGGCGATGGACGGCTTCCAGGTCGCCACGCTCGAGGACGTCGTCGGCATCGCCGACATCTTCGTCACGACCACCGGCAACTTCATGATCATCACCGCCGAGCACATGGCGGCCATGAAGCACCAGGCGATCGTGTCCAACATCGGCCACTTCGACAACGAGATCGACATGGCCGGGCTGCAGCGGACTCCGGGCATTCAGCGGATCAACATCAAGCCGCAGGTCGACGAGTGGGTCTTCCCTGACGGGCACTCGATCATCGTGCTCGCCGAGGGTCGCCTGATGAACCTCGGCTGCGCCACCGGCCACCCGAGCTTCGTCATGTCGAACTCGTTCACCAACCAGGTGATCGCCCAGATCGAGCTGTTCACCAAGACCGCGGAGTACCCGCTGGGCGTCTACACCCTGCCGAAGCACCTCGACGAGAAGGTCGCCCGGCTCCACCTCGACGCCCTCGGCGTCAAGCTCACCAAGCTCACCAAGGAGCAGGCGGAGTACATCGGCGTCGACGTCGAGGGCCCGTACAAGTCGGACCACTACCGCTACTGA
- a CDS encoding MerR family transcriptional regulator yields the protein MDGLPIAEAAKTTGWSARMLRYVEQLGLVEPDRSPGGHRVYGPEQLQRLRTLRQLLAEHDLDLGDVGLALRLRREPEVRAAVEGWLEEVPTRPEHVPAPDWLRWEQEKHQSLMESR from the coding sequence ATGGACGGGCTGCCGATCGCGGAGGCTGCGAAGACCACGGGGTGGTCGGCGCGGATGCTGCGGTACGTCGAACAGCTGGGCCTGGTCGAGCCCGACCGGAGCCCGGGTGGACACCGGGTCTACGGTCCCGAGCAGCTGCAACGGCTGCGGACCCTGCGGCAGCTCCTCGCCGAGCACGACCTGGACCTGGGGGACGTGGGGCTCGCGCTGCGGCTGCGGCGCGAACCCGAGGTTCGGGCCGCGGTCGAGGGCTGGCTGGAGGAGGTCCCCACCCGTCCCGAGCACGTGCCGGCGCCGGACTGGTTGCGCTGGGAGCAGGAGAAACACCAATCCCTGATGGAGAGCAGATGA
- a CDS encoding ABC transporter substrate-binding protein, protein MTVRPATRRATAALFTAAAVLATAACGGSDDDSASPGPTAAPTVTAVPVSTEGLPPVERGAFPVRIKHTWNQAGTVIETEPKRVVVLGMREQDSMISLGLKPLTLRNYFGAAHPWLNFPWVPESAKQGDYTVLYPPTRDSKTGKLSTVDDGPVLANGFAQASNTPVRKEVFDYERIKSMNPDLIVAMFAGIVLEDYRALSEIAPTITMVSSDSKDYFSSWQEEVLVLGKIVGRPTYAQQQVATMRQLFVDTETKHPELRNASVAVAAPGPDGQIRIMNPYAPMSRFFTSLGMEFPGRIEAATRYTGVSRKMYGIESTVGNLSFLDNVDVLVWIVGHDGGEAMDKIKRTSAYQNMKVVRNKKVLELGPDEAEALYYSSLTSLPWAIDRLVPRIVGILGDKAARDRVAEEQAERAADAAGDLNINYDPTASPTSNPYQDMLNGTDATPGADPGADPGTEGTEGTEGPDGTEEQPETLETPAP, encoded by the coding sequence ATGACCGTCCGTCCCGCCACCCGCCGTGCCACTGCGGCGCTGTTCACGGCGGCCGCCGTGCTGGCGACCGCCGCCTGCGGCGGTTCCGACGACGACTCCGCGAGCCCGGGGCCGACCGCCGCGCCGACGGTGACGGCCGTCCCGGTCTCCACCGAGGGCCTGCCGCCGGTCGAGCGGGGTGCCTTCCCGGTCCGGATCAAGCACACCTGGAACCAGGCCGGCACGGTCATCGAGACCGAGCCGAAGCGCGTCGTCGTCCTCGGCATGCGCGAGCAGGACTCGATGATCAGCCTCGGCCTCAAGCCGCTGACGCTGCGGAACTACTTCGGTGCCGCGCACCCGTGGCTGAACTTCCCGTGGGTGCCCGAGAGCGCCAAGCAGGGCGACTACACCGTGCTGTACCCGCCGACCCGGGACTCCAAGACCGGCAAGCTCTCCACGGTCGACGACGGGCCGGTGCTCGCCAACGGCTTCGCGCAGGCGTCGAACACCCCGGTGCGCAAGGAGGTCTTCGACTACGAGCGCATCAAGTCGATGAACCCCGACCTGATCGTCGCGATGTTCGCCGGCATCGTCCTCGAGGACTACCGCGCGCTGTCGGAGATCGCCCCGACGATCACGATGGTCTCCTCGGACAGCAAGGACTACTTCTCCTCGTGGCAGGAGGAGGTCCTCGTGCTCGGCAAGATCGTCGGTCGGCCGACCTACGCCCAGCAGCAGGTGGCCACGATGCGCCAGTTGTTCGTCGACACCGAGACCAAGCACCCCGAGCTGCGGAACGCGAGCGTCGCCGTCGCCGCTCCCGGCCCGGACGGGCAGATCCGGATCATGAACCCGTACGCGCCGATGTCGCGGTTCTTCACCTCGCTCGGCATGGAGTTCCCGGGCCGCATCGAGGCCGCGACCCGCTACACCGGCGTCTCGCGGAAGATGTACGGCATCGAGAGCACCGTCGGGAACCTGTCGTTCCTCGACAACGTGGACGTGCTCGTCTGGATCGTCGGCCACGACGGCGGCGAGGCCATGGACAAGATCAAGCGGACCTCGGCGTACCAGAACATGAAGGTCGTCCGGAACAAGAAGGTGCTCGAGCTCGGGCCGGACGAGGCCGAGGCGCTGTACTACAGCAGCCTGACCTCGCTGCCGTGGGCGATCGACCGGCTCGTGCCCCGCATCGTCGGCATCCTCGGGGACAAGGCCGCCCGCGACCGGGTCGCCGAGGAGCAGGCCGAGCGCGCCGCCGACGCCGCGGGCGACCTGAACATCAACTACGACCCGACCGCGAGCCCGACCTCGAACCCGTACCAGGACATGCTCAACGGGACCGACGCCACACCCGGCGCCGACCCGGGGGCGGACCCGGGCACGGAGGGCACCGAGGGCACGGAAGGGCCCGACGGGACCGAGGAGCAGCCCGAGACCCTGGAGACGCCGGCGCCGTAG